A single window of Flavobacterium sp. 140616W15 DNA harbors:
- a CDS encoding DUF1761 domain-containing protein — MEMNILAFFASALTTLVTGFIWYNPKVFGTIWMREARITPDDLKKGSMLKIFGLTYIFSLMITIIVSALTIHQSGAIGMVGGPPMLESAKPSFAAFMADYGTAYRTFKHGSLHGFLTGVFFAFPMLAINGLFERKSWKYIFVHAGYWILTLTIMGGIICAWA; from the coding sequence ATGGAAATGAATATCTTAGCATTTTTTGCTTCAGCACTAACCACTCTTGTTACTGGTTTTATCTGGTATAATCCTAAAGTCTTTGGAACAATCTGGATGAGAGAAGCCAGAATAACTCCAGATGATCTTAAAAAAGGAAGCATGCTGAAAATTTTCGGATTGACTTATATATTTTCCTTAATGATAACGATAATTGTTTCGGCATTAACAATTCATCAATCCGGAGCAATAGGAATGGTTGGAGGTCCTCCGATGCTAGAAAGTGCTAAACCCTCTTTTGCAGCTTTTATGGCCGATTATGGAACTGCTTATCGCACTTTTAAACACGGTTCGCTTCATGGGTTTCTAACTGGAGTCTTTTTTGCTTTTCCAATGCTTGCTATTAACGGTTTATTTGAAAGAAAATCTTGGAAATATATTTTCGTTCATGCTGGATACTGGATTCTTACCTTAACCATAATGGGTGGAATTATTTGCGCTTGGGCATAA
- a CDS encoding peptidogalycan biosysnthesis protein, whose product MNASYSFQIYNNIASLPISWNDLANHNIFLSKEYLEVLEKSAPTNMSCHYIGLFKESELVGITLTQFLDSNKLESFGERDQCVKTTVRNFAFKKFASHVLFVGNNMLTGQNAFSFSEKISQPKAIKLIHKAINALKKDFKSKGKKIHITTIKDFSAKEIEILSTEFKKGYTFSIQPNMIFKINENWKTETDYIDALSKKYRDQYKRTRKKALGIEKKKMDLNDIIAFEDTIYDLYYHVAKNAPFNTFFLAKNHFRVFKETLQDKFLFYGYFIDGKLIGFNTLIMNGTLMDTYFLGYDESIQREKMLYLNMLYDMIAFSINKDFKEIIFARTALEIKSSVGAKPVKMYGLITHSNALINHNIAKLFNYLEPKSDWKERNPFK is encoded by the coding sequence TTGAATGCATCTTATTCCTTCCAGATTTACAACAACATTGCGTCACTTCCTATATCATGGAATGATTTAGCTAACCATAATATTTTTTTATCCAAAGAATATTTAGAGGTATTAGAAAAATCTGCCCCAACTAATATGTCGTGCCATTATATCGGACTTTTTAAAGAATCTGAATTAGTTGGTATTACTCTCACGCAGTTTTTAGATTCTAATAAATTAGAATCGTTTGGAGAACGTGATCAATGTGTAAAAACTACAGTTCGTAATTTTGCTTTTAAAAAATTTGCTTCGCATGTTTTATTTGTTGGAAATAATATGCTTACTGGACAAAATGCATTTTCTTTTTCTGAGAAAATAAGCCAGCCAAAAGCAATTAAATTAATACACAAAGCTATTAATGCATTAAAAAAAGATTTTAAATCCAAAGGAAAGAAGATTCATATTACAACTATTAAAGATTTTTCGGCAAAAGAAATTGAGATCCTCTCTACCGAATTTAAAAAAGGATACACATTTTCTATTCAGCCAAACATGATTTTTAAGATCAATGAAAACTGGAAAACTGAAACCGATTATATTGATGCTTTGTCTAAAAAATATCGTGACCAATACAAACGTACTCGTAAAAAAGCCTTGGGAATCGAGAAAAAGAAAATGGATCTAAATGACATCATAGCTTTTGAAGATACTATCTATGACTTGTATTACCATGTTGCCAAAAATGCTCCATTCAACACCTTTTTCTTAGCAAAAAATCACTTCAGAGTTTTTAAAGAAACATTACAAGACAAGTTTCTTTTTTACGGCTATTTTATCGACGGAAAATTAATTGGTTTCAACACCTTAATCATGAATGGAACCCTCATGGATACTTATTTTTTAGGTTACGACGAAAGCATCCAACGCGAAAAAATGCTGTACTTAAACATGCTTTACGATATGATCGCATTTTCTATAAACAAAGATTTTAAAGAAATTATTTTCGCCAGAACTGCTCTGGAAATAAAAAGTTCTGTGGGCGCAAAACCTGTTAAAATGTACGGACTTATCACACACAGCAACGCTTTAATCAATCATAATATTGCCAAACTTTTTAATTACCTAGAACCAAAAAGTGATTGGAAGGAACGAAATCCGTTTAAATAA